The proteins below come from a single Zhouia spongiae genomic window:
- the coaE gene encoding dephospho-CoA kinase (Dephospho-CoA kinase (CoaE) performs the final step in coenzyme A biosynthesis.) — MIVGLTGGIGSGKTTVAKIFEEIGVPVYIADKEAKLLMETSGEIRGGIIELLGEEAYTGNLPNSSYIASIVFNNKNKLDLLNAIIHPAVKKHFKEWYEKQKVPYVIKEVAILFETGSDKECDCTVLVTAPLEDRIKRVMERDQVSKEEVESRINNQWPDNEKIKLADYVVNNINLVKTKQCVTTLHHTLLAKSRPV, encoded by the coding sequence ATGATAGTAGGTTTAACAGGTGGCATCGGCAGTGGTAAAACAACAGTAGCCAAAATATTTGAAGAAATAGGAGTTCCGGTATATATAGCAGATAAAGAAGCCAAATTGTTAATGGAAACCTCCGGTGAAATACGGGGTGGGATTATTGAGTTATTGGGAGAGGAAGCATATACAGGTAACTTGCCGAACAGCTCCTACATCGCTTCCATAGTTTTTAACAATAAGAACAAGCTTGATTTACTGAATGCAATCATTCATCCGGCTGTAAAAAAACATTTTAAGGAATGGTATGAAAAACAGAAGGTACCTTATGTGATTAAAGAAGTTGCCATACTTTTTGAAACGGGAAGCGATAAAGAGTGCGACTGTACGGTTTTGGTTACAGCTCCGCTTGAAGACAGGATTAAACGTGTAATGGAGCGCGACCAGGTAAGTAAAGAAGAAGTAGAAAGCCGTATAAACAACCAATGGCCGGATAATGAAAAAATTAAATTGGCAGATTATGTTGTTAACAATATTAATCTTGTTAAAACAAAGCAGTGTGTTACTACTTTACATCATACTTTACTTGCTAAAAGCCGTCCTGTTTAG
- a CDS encoding CdaR family protein, with translation MLKDTKANSVVGLLKKPKSLVFLTFMVVSFILWLLIKLSQVYSYPISLDVSYTNLPEDKLLLKASGRKVNVLVEGTGFNLLKANVFNKGADLDLLKVRVKDNKSYLLSNDIENQLKEQYRVIEIKQVLTDSLIFQFGVNKKKTVPVVPDLELSFETDYGLADSLSITPPEIWIRGPENVIDSIQFIHTEKKVIRNIKDDINAEVLLNKPDSLGTIDIEVQKVSVTARVDRFSEKIIKVPLLIENIPEGTQIRTFPQKLDVVCKAPIEDLKTITADKFLIIADYRDVQNGGGYLIPRLIKKPAFLSDVKLMQTKVEFLLKKG, from the coding sequence ATGCTAAAAGACACCAAGGCGAATTCGGTAGTAGGATTGTTAAAGAAACCCAAATCACTGGTTTTTTTAACCTTTATGGTTGTTTCATTTATATTATGGTTGCTTATCAAGCTTTCACAAGTGTATTCCTATCCGATTTCTTTAGATGTATCGTATACTAATTTACCCGAAGACAAGTTATTACTTAAGGCCTCTGGTCGTAAAGTGAATGTTTTAGTGGAAGGCACCGGGTTTAACTTGTTGAAAGCAAATGTATTTAATAAGGGAGCTGATTTAGATCTTTTGAAAGTAAGGGTAAAGGATAATAAATCGTATTTGTTAAGTAATGATATTGAAAACCAGCTTAAGGAGCAATACAGGGTAATAGAGATTAAACAGGTGCTGACAGATTCATTGATCTTTCAGTTTGGTGTTAATAAAAAGAAAACGGTACCGGTAGTGCCTGATCTGGAATTGAGTTTTGAAACGGACTATGGGTTGGCAGATTCGTTATCGATAACCCCCCCAGAAATATGGATAAGAGGTCCGGAAAATGTTATAGACAGCATTCAGTTTATTCATACTGAAAAAAAAGTAATCAGAAATATTAAGGATGATATAAATGCAGAGGTGCTATTGAATAAACCGGACTCACTTGGGACCATAGATATTGAAGTTCAGAAGGTGTCCGTTACGGCCCGGGTTGATCGTTTTTCTGAAAAAATAATAAAAGTGCCTTTATTGATCGAGAACATCCCGGAAGGAACCCAGATCAGAACGTTCCCTCAAAAATTAGATGTGGTCTGTAAAGCTCCTATAGAAGACCTGAAAACGATTACGGCTGATAAGTTTTTAATTATAGCCGATTACAGGGATGTGCAAAATGGAGGGGGATATCTAATACCCAGGCTGATAAAGAAACCGGCTTTTCTCAGCGATGTAAAGCTGATGCAAACTAAAGTTGAATTTTTACTTAAAAAGGGATGA
- a CDS encoding glycosyltransferase, translated as MNLYFSFIIPVYNRPDEINELLESLTKQTFTKEYEIVIVEDGSAVSSEDVVKKFSARLNIAYYYKANSGPGDSRNYGMQRAKGNYFIILDSDCIIPAGYLAAAEKSLYEKYVDCYGGPDAAHESFSDIQKAINYSMTSFLTTGGIRGSKKAINKFQPRSFNMGISKQAFEATGGFGKIHPGEDPDLTIRLWKAGFETKFIEEAFVYHKRRISWGKFKQQVRKFGLTRPILNSWHPETKKITFWFPSLFLFGMLLAVVLGVLGIPAFLYIYVFYFMLVLTDASIKNKSVYIGMLSIYAVIVQFYGYGTGFIKSTFYIEVLKEDPKKVFPKLFFK; from the coding sequence ATGAGATAAATGAACTTTTAGAGAGTTTAACCAAACAAACTTTTACGAAAGAGTATGAAATAGTGATCGTAGAAGACGGATCTGCCGTTTCCTCAGAAGATGTAGTTAAAAAGTTCTCCGCCAGGTTGAATATCGCTTATTATTATAAGGCAAACTCTGGTCCGGGAGATTCGCGTAATTATGGCATGCAAAGGGCTAAAGGAAACTATTTTATAATACTCGATTCTGATTGTATCATTCCTGCCGGATATTTGGCAGCAGCAGAAAAAAGTCTTTATGAGAAGTATGTCGATTGCTATGGAGGTCCTGATGCTGCGCATGAATCTTTTTCTGATATCCAGAAAGCCATTAACTATAGTATGACTTCCTTTTTAACAACAGGAGGGATCAGGGGAAGCAAAAAGGCAATAAATAAATTTCAGCCCCGCAGTTTTAATATGGGGATATCAAAACAAGCTTTTGAAGCGACCGGAGGCTTTGGGAAGATTCACCCGGGGGAAGATCCTGATCTTACCATTAGACTCTGGAAAGCAGGATTTGAAACAAAATTTATAGAAGAAGCTTTCGTATACCATAAAAGAAGGATTTCATGGGGGAAATTTAAACAACAGGTCAGGAAGTTCGGGTTAACCAGGCCGATATTGAACAGCTGGCATCCAGAAACTAAAAAAATTACATTTTGGTTTCCGTCGCTTTTTCTCTTTGGAATGCTTTTAGCTGTTGTTTTAGGGGTGTTGGGGATACCGGCTTTCTTATATATATATGTTTTTTATTTTATGTTGGTGTTGACAGATGCTTCAATTAAAAATAAAAGTGTGTATATAGGAATGTTATCTATTTATGCAGTAATAGTACAATTTTACGGGTATGGAACCGGATTTATAAAATCTACTTTCTATATTGAAGTGTTAAAAGAAGATCCAAAAAAAGTGTTTCCTAAACTATTTTTTAAGTAA